The following are encoded in a window of Jeotgalibacillus aurantiacus genomic DNA:
- a CDS encoding nucleoside triphosphate pyrophosphohydrolase yields the protein MPEYNKLVRDQIPNIISKSGKKFETRILSDKEFLTELKKKMQEELYEYYSATNHFDAIEELADLLELIATAAKTHGSSLEDVEILRKKKANERGGFDDRIFLVSVED from the coding sequence GTGCCTGAATACAATAAACTCGTCCGCGACCAGATTCCAAATATCATTAGTAAAAGCGGTAAGAAATTCGAAACGCGAATACTCAGTGACAAAGAATTTTTAACAGAGCTTAAAAAGAAAATGCAAGAAGAACTTTATGAATACTACTCTGCAACAAATCACTTTGATGCGATTGAAGAGCTTGCTGATCTTCTTGAACTGATTGCAACGGCAGCTAAAACACACGGATCGTCACTTGAGGATGTAGAGATTTTACGTAAGAAGAAAGCCAATGAACGAGGCGGATTTGATGATAGAATATTCTTAGTCAGTGTAGAAGATTAG
- a CDS encoding HNH endonuclease — MSHKLKVAEAKAEYITEQDVWSHFNFIFSSRSKNSTTYKFVLIKSLLENLYNVNSQLELTYFQIFESFTKIYWNLVIHHKLNQINMYGKKAGVQTELEAFQQKYMIDDSIVFDRLPDHLQLELIRKVTTKSKINVMGAIYGDTGGNIYSFNNKTEHLKLTPNFYTFMQKHQKVIMYLANYQLALFLEKFNDSGNTINLLMKVENLSKRSSLDSFYKILTSVYQNECFYCGKEIRSRKGNHVDHFIPWSFVQTDQLWNLVIACSKCNTSKNDKLAESAFLQKLIERNTALLKDQIILKRTDMQIYRPDKLKALYKFSINNGYTGVWVPKNA; from the coding sequence ATGAGCCACAAGCTGAAGGTTGCTGAAGCAAAAGCTGAATATATTACAGAGCAGGACGTGTGGAGTCATTTCAATTTTATCTTCTCCTCAAGATCCAAAAACTCTACCACTTACAAATTCGTACTGATTAAATCTCTTCTTGAAAATCTATATAACGTTAATAGTCAGCTTGAACTTACATATTTTCAGATATTTGAGAGCTTTACAAAGATCTACTGGAATCTGGTCATCCACCATAAACTAAATCAAATTAACATGTATGGAAAAAAAGCTGGTGTGCAGACAGAACTTGAAGCCTTTCAGCAAAAATACATGATTGATGATTCCATCGTCTTTGATAGATTACCGGATCACCTGCAGCTTGAACTCATTCGAAAAGTAACAACAAAATCTAAAATTAACGTAATGGGTGCCATCTACGGGGATACGGGAGGCAACATTTATTCTTTCAATAATAAAACCGAACATCTTAAACTAACACCCAACTTTTATACGTTTATGCAAAAACATCAGAAAGTGATTATGTATCTTGCCAACTATCAACTGGCACTGTTTTTAGAGAAATTCAATGACAGCGGAAACACGATTAATCTCCTTATGAAAGTTGAGAACTTATCAAAGCGTTCTTCACTGGACAGCTTTTATAAGATCCTTACTTCGGTTTATCAAAATGAGTGCTTTTACTGCGGAAAAGAGATTCGCTCGCGAAAAGGAAATCATGTTGATCATTTCATCCCTTGGAGCTTTGTGCAGACTGATCAGCTATGGAATCTCGTGATTGCTTGCAGCAAATGCAATACTTCTAAAAACGATAAACTTGCAGAGAGTGCTTTTTTGCAAAAGCTGATCGAGAGAAATACAGCATTACTGAAAGATCAAATTATTCTTAAGCGAACTGATATGCAGATATACAGACCTGATAAGCTTAAAGCTCTATACAAATTCTCTATAAATAACGGATACACTGGTGTTTGGGTTCCGAAAAACGCTTAA
- a CDS encoding peptide-methionine (S)-S-oxide reductase, whose product MQTIYFAGGCLWGVQAFIKTLPGVTWTEAGRANGAGETLEGPYDGYAECVKTVFDPGVVTVDQLMGYFFEIIDPYSVNRQGDDVGEKYRTGVCSEDPAHLEAASAFIHNRPDADRVAVEVLPLTNYVRSAEEHQDRLAKCPDDYCHIPEEVLNKYKVES is encoded by the coding sequence ATGCAAACCATCTATTTCGCTGGAGGCTGCCTCTGGGGTGTGCAGGCATTTATCAAGACGCTGCCTGGTGTGACGTGGACGGAAGCGGGGCGGGCGAATGGTGCTGGTGAGACGCTTGAAGGTCCGTACGATGGCTATGCGGAATGTGTGAAGACGGTCTTTGATCCGGGTGTGGTTACGGTGGATCAGCTGATGGGTTATTTCTTTGAAATCATTGATCCGTATAGTGTGAACCGGCAGGGGGATGACGTTGGGGAGAAGTACAGAACCGGCGTGTGCAGTGAAGATCCCGCTCATTTAGAAGCAGCGAGCGCGTTTATACATAACAGACCCGACGCCGACCGGGTCGCTGTCGAAGTCCTGCCGCTCACCAACTACGTAAGAAGCGCCGAAGAACACCAGGACCGCCTGGCAAAATGCCCGGATGATTACTGTCACATACCTGAAGAGGTGTTGAATAAGTATAAGGTTGAGAGTTGA